A DNA window from Nerophis lumbriciformis linkage group LG33, RoL_Nlum_v2.1, whole genome shotgun sequence contains the following coding sequences:
- the LOC133575737 gene encoding uncharacterized protein — translation MAFDGEGLNVAIIDVCEEHLLPEEEEWSFPMQPEEPQPSYFKEEGEMPETPHIKKEVTSDIKRNMKEPLNPHLKGEEEAPQSSCLKEEEEEHSISHEGEQLEWLEEFPVIRVIVKSEDDEVEGESEETREAEPPSSSSTQHMTTEADGDHCGGSQADKLLAPLSDSEDTTSHSPDTDEEDSKDDKTCHTRFKCSHCDKTFNYHCRLKTHMRRHTGEKPFSCSECGKGFVLRQTLRVHMRTHTGENPFTCSICDKGFGTSHGLKLHVRRHTGETPFPCSVCGKGFVQSQSLKVHMRIHTGEKPFICSICGKGFVQRQNLKVHLRMHTGEKPFTCSICGKGFVQSNSLKVHLATHTGVKPFSCSFCGKSFTESQCLKRHTKIHTGENSHFCSICNRGFCDRVNLIVHMRKHTGEKVLSCSVCGERFSYKKQCEKHKCAGENSSSK, via the exons ATGGCGTTTGACGGAGAAGGCCTAAACGTGGCCATTATAG acgtctgtgaagagcATCTTCTACCTGAGGAAGAGGAGTGGAGCTTCCCGATGCAGCCAGAGGAGCCACAGCCCTCTTACTTTAAAGAAGAAGGGGAAATGCCAGAGACCCCGCACATTAAAAAGGAAGTGACCTCCGACATTAAACGGAACATGAAAGAACCACTGAATCCCCACTTGAAAGGGGAAGAGGAGGCGCCACAAAGCTCCTgccttaaagaggaagaggaggaacacagcatcagtcatgaGGGAGAGCAGCTTGAATggttggaggagttcccagtgatAAGAGttattgtgaagagtgaagatgatgaggtcgaaggtgaaagtgaggagacgagagaggcggagcctccaagcagcagctcaacacaacacatgacaacagaagctgatggagaccactgtggaggatcacaagcagacaagctcttagctccactatcagatagtgaggacacaacgtcacactctcctgacactgatgaggaagactctaaagatgataagacatgtcacactcgcttcaaatgttctcactgtgacaaaacctttaaTTACCATTGTCgtctgaaaacacacatgagaagacacactggagaaaaaccattttcttgctcagaatgtggtaaaggttttgtactaCGTCAAACTTTaagagtacacatgagaacacacactggagaaaacccTTTTACCTGTTCAATCTGTGATAAAGGTTTTGGGACAAGTCACGGTTTGAAATTACACgtgagaagacacactggagaaaCCCCTTTTCCTTGCTCGgtatgtggtaaaggttttgtacaaagtcaaagcttgaaagtacacatgagaatacacacaggagaaaaaccttttatctgttccatctgcggtaaaggttttgtacaacgTCAAAATTTGAAAGTACACTTGAGaatgcacactggagaaaaaccttttacctgtTCAATCTGCGgcaaaggttttgtacaaagcaACAGTTTGAAAGTACACTTGGCTACGCACACTGGcgtaaaacctttttcctgttcattcTGCGGTAAAAGTTTTACAGAAAGTCAATGTTTGAAAAGACACACTAAAATACACACGGGGGAGAATTCACATTTCTGTTCAATCTGCAACAGAGGCTTTTGTGACCGAGTGAACCTTATAGtacacatgagaaaacacacgggtgagaaagtgttgagttgcagtgtgtgtggtgaaagattctcttacAAGAAACAGTgtgagaaacacaagtgtgctggtgagaacagcagcagcaaatga